A stretch of the Ornithodoros turicata isolate Travis chromosome 4, ASM3712646v1, whole genome shotgun sequence genome encodes the following:
- the LOC135392779 gene encoding pancreatic lipase-related protein 2-like isoform X1 gives MNLSHGWSLHFLVLLFGTARPQANPGMTKCYDELGCFSTGGVFYDPVHRPVNSLPQDRSKVNTAFMLFARENGAGHVLRWSSSLDDVRSSPFDASRATKIIVHGFLDNILIVKWMMDMATAFLLEGNYNVFVVDWKGGNGMPYTQATANTRLVGAEIALLITKLQEAFGVDPMSFHIVGHSLGSHIAGYAGERINKVGRITGLDPAEPYFQHMPPQVRIDRSDADFVDIIHTDSSPFKENLIEGFGMSEPVGHLDFYPNGGEQMPGCGDITKAAKLVLSGLSISDKFAALTCNHHMAVQYFLESINENRCLPVAHACLSNELFDSGWCAECGLDGSKCAPLGFHAGRWRRFKDDSSSVRMFLDTSSRPRYCLFQYFLSVHMANIPGAPIINGRLYLILRGTNGEAMLTLTPNVLMLRPATSYRFTPTTRVDVGELRAVLFRYVSADFLYRPRIYVQEVRISSMNVDAPQSRTGEPTERLCPTVTNGIQSDQSVHLLPC, from the exons ATGAACCTTTCGCACGGATGGTCCCTGCACTTCCTTGTGTTGCTCTTCGGTACAGCGCGGCCTCAAGCGAACC CTGGGATGACAAAGTGCTACGACGAGTTGGGCTGCTTCAGCACCGGCGGTGTCTTCTACGACCCGGTACACAGACCTGTCAACTCTCTTCCTCAAGACCGCTCGAAAGTGAACACTGCTTTCATGCTCTTCGCCCGTGAAAACGGAGCAGGACACGTCCTCCGGTGGTCAAGCAGCTTGGACGATGTTCGAAGCTCTCCCTTCGATGCTTCCCGAGCGACGAAGATCATCGTTCACGGATTTTTGGACAACATCTTGATTGTCAAGTGGATGATG GATATGGCGACAGCATTTCTCCTTGAAGGCAACTACAATGTCTTCGTAGTCGactggaaaggaggaaatggcATGCCTTACACTCAGGCAACGGCTAATACCCGATTAGTCGGAGCAGAAATAGCGTTGCTTATAACCAAGTTACAG GAAGCATTCGGCGTTGATCCTATGAGCTTCCATATCGTGGGCCACAGTCTCGGAAGCCACATCGCAGGATACGCGGGAGAAAGGATCAACAAAGTTGGCCGGATTACGG GCTTAGATCCAGCCGAACCTTATTTCCAGCACATGCCGCCACAAGTCAGGATTGACCGAAGTGATGCCGATTTTGTTGATATTATCCATACGGACAGTTCTCCATTCAAAGAGAATTTAA TTGAGGGCTTCGGAATGAGCGAGCCAGTTGGACACCTGGACTTCTATCCGAACGGCGGGGAGCAAATGCCGGGTTGTGGGGACATCACAAAGGCGGCAAAACTTGTTCTTTCTGGACTCTCAATCAGTG ACAAATTTGCTGCACTCACCTGCAACCACCACATGGCAGTGCAGTACTTCTTAGAGTCCATCAACGAGAACCGATGTCTGCCAGTCGCCCATGCCTGTCTCTCCAACGAGCTATTCGATAGTGGATGGTGCGCCGAATGTGGGCTCGATGGGTCCAAGTGTGCGCCGCTTGGTTTCCACGCCGGCCGATGGCGTCGCTTCAAGGATGACTCCAGCTCTGTTCGAATGTTCCTCGACACCAGTTCACGACCACGATACTGCT TGTTCCAATACTTCCTCTCTGTGCACATGGCGAACATACCTGGTGCTCCCATAATAAATGGTCGCCTGTACCTAATATTACGTGGCACGAACGGAGAGGCAATGTTGACTCTAACACCCAA CGTCTTGATGCTGCGGCCCGCGACGAGCTACAGATTCACACCGACGACGCGCGTAGACGTCGGGGAATTGAGAGCGGTGCTGTTTAGGTACGTCAGCGCCGACTTCCTGTACAGACCAAGAATTTACGTGCAAGAGGTTAGGATCAGCTCGATGAACGTCGACGCACCACAGAG TAGAACAGGAGAGCCTACGGAGAGACTGTGCCCAACTGTCACGAACGGAATTCAATCTGATCAGTCTGTTCATCTGCTTCCTTGCTGA
- the LOC135392779 gene encoding pancreatic lipase-related protein 2-like isoform X2, whose amino-acid sequence MNLSHGWSLHFLVLLFGTARPQANPGMTKCYDELGCFSTGGVFYDPVHRPVNSLPQDRSKVNTAFMLFARENGAGHVLRWSSSLDDVRSSPFDASRATKIIVHGFLDNILIVKWMMDMATAFLLEGNYNVFVVDWKGGNGMPYTQATANTRLVGAEIALLITKLQEAFGVDPMSFHIVGHSLGSHIAGYAGERINKVGRITGLDPAEPYFQHMPPQVRIDRSDADFVDIIHTDSSPFKENLIEGFGMSEPVGHLDFYPNGGEQMPGCGDITKAAKLVLSGLSISDKFAALTCNHHMAVQYFLESINENRCLPVAHACLSNELFDSGWCAECGLDGSKCAPLGFHAGRWRRFKDDSSSVRMFLDTSSRPRYCLFQYFLSVHMANIPGAPIINGRLYLILRGTNGEAMLTLTPNVLMLRPATSYRFTPTTRVDVGELRAVLFRYVSADFLYRPRIYVQEVRISSMNVDAPQRTGEPTERLCPTVTNGIQSDQSVHLLPC is encoded by the exons ATGAACCTTTCGCACGGATGGTCCCTGCACTTCCTTGTGTTGCTCTTCGGTACAGCGCGGCCTCAAGCGAACC CTGGGATGACAAAGTGCTACGACGAGTTGGGCTGCTTCAGCACCGGCGGTGTCTTCTACGACCCGGTACACAGACCTGTCAACTCTCTTCCTCAAGACCGCTCGAAAGTGAACACTGCTTTCATGCTCTTCGCCCGTGAAAACGGAGCAGGACACGTCCTCCGGTGGTCAAGCAGCTTGGACGATGTTCGAAGCTCTCCCTTCGATGCTTCCCGAGCGACGAAGATCATCGTTCACGGATTTTTGGACAACATCTTGATTGTCAAGTGGATGATG GATATGGCGACAGCATTTCTCCTTGAAGGCAACTACAATGTCTTCGTAGTCGactggaaaggaggaaatggcATGCCTTACACTCAGGCAACGGCTAATACCCGATTAGTCGGAGCAGAAATAGCGTTGCTTATAACCAAGTTACAG GAAGCATTCGGCGTTGATCCTATGAGCTTCCATATCGTGGGCCACAGTCTCGGAAGCCACATCGCAGGATACGCGGGAGAAAGGATCAACAAAGTTGGCCGGATTACGG GCTTAGATCCAGCCGAACCTTATTTCCAGCACATGCCGCCACAAGTCAGGATTGACCGAAGTGATGCCGATTTTGTTGATATTATCCATACGGACAGTTCTCCATTCAAAGAGAATTTAA TTGAGGGCTTCGGAATGAGCGAGCCAGTTGGACACCTGGACTTCTATCCGAACGGCGGGGAGCAAATGCCGGGTTGTGGGGACATCACAAAGGCGGCAAAACTTGTTCTTTCTGGACTCTCAATCAGTG ACAAATTTGCTGCACTCACCTGCAACCACCACATGGCAGTGCAGTACTTCTTAGAGTCCATCAACGAGAACCGATGTCTGCCAGTCGCCCATGCCTGTCTCTCCAACGAGCTATTCGATAGTGGATGGTGCGCCGAATGTGGGCTCGATGGGTCCAAGTGTGCGCCGCTTGGTTTCCACGCCGGCCGATGGCGTCGCTTCAAGGATGACTCCAGCTCTGTTCGAATGTTCCTCGACACCAGTTCACGACCACGATACTGCT TGTTCCAATACTTCCTCTCTGTGCACATGGCGAACATACCTGGTGCTCCCATAATAAATGGTCGCCTGTACCTAATATTACGTGGCACGAACGGAGAGGCAATGTTGACTCTAACACCCAA CGTCTTGATGCTGCGGCCCGCGACGAGCTACAGATTCACACCGACGACGCGCGTAGACGTCGGGGAATTGAGAGCGGTGCTGTTTAGGTACGTCAGCGCCGACTTCCTGTACAGACCAAGAATTTACGTGCAAGAGGTTAGGATCAGCTCGATGAACGTCGACGCACCACAGAG AACAGGAGAGCCTACGGAGAGACTGTGCCCAACTGTCACGAACGGAATTCAATCTGATCAGTCTGTTCATCTGCTTCCTTGCTGA